From a region of the Zingiber officinale cultivar Zhangliang chromosome 4B, Zo_v1.1, whole genome shotgun sequence genome:
- the LOC121974665 gene encoding uncharacterized protein LOC121974665, which yields MGTYSTEVREEEVEETAVPAWSAQVEQGKEHDAAEKEQYPQKRSRVKLEGYVDGGEADGEGQGPDDAAWTRSLTEGDLEELKGCLDLGFGFSYEEIPGLCNTLPALELCYSMSRGFFSDRRQLHQRPLADAAIDPCASPPSPPVANWKISSPGDHPDEVKARLKYWARAVACTIKLCN from the exons ATGGGAACTTACTCTACAGAAGTGagggaggaggaggtggaggagacgGCGGTGCCGGCGTGGTCGGCTCAAGTGGAACAGGGGAAAGAGCATGATGCGGCGGAGAAGGAGCAGTATCCGCAGAAGCGGAGCAGGGTGAAGCTCGAGGGCTACGTGGACGGAGGAGAGGCGGACGGCGAGGGACAAGGCCCGGACGACGCGGCGTGGACCAGGAGCTTGACGGAAGGCGACCTCGAGGAGCTCAAAGGGTGCCTCGACCTCGGATTCGGTTTCAGCTACGAGGAGATCCCCGGGCTCTGTAACACGCTCCCGGCGTTGGAGCTCTGCTACTCGATGAGTCGTGGCTTCTTCAGCGATCGTCGGCAGCTGCACCAACGACCGCTCGCCGACGCCGCCATCGATCCGTGCGCGTCTCCGCCGTCTCCTCCCGTTGCCAACTGGAAGATCTCCAGCCCTG GAGATCATCCGGATGAAGTTAAAGCGAGGTTAAAGTATTGGGCTCGAGCAGTGGCTTGTACTATTAAACTATGCAATTGA